One Halomonas sp. M4R1S46 genomic window carries:
- a CDS encoding fluoride efflux transporter FluC: protein MTSWRGYLAVGLGSGLGAVLRYLVSLGVLQGLGSAFLWGTLAVNLAGSWLIAAFVARASHRITGRAARWQPFLVAGFCGGFTTFSLFGLETLYLLEASRPWLALAYGLGSVPLWLAAAWWGQRVGRPTR from the coding sequence TGGCGGGGCTATCTGGCGGTGGGGCTGGGCAGTGGCCTGGGCGCGGTGCTGCGCTACCTGGTCTCGCTGGGCGTGCTGCAGGGGCTCGGCAGCGCCTTCCTGTGGGGCACCCTCGCCGTCAACCTGGCCGGTTCCTGGCTGATCGCCGCCTTCGTCGCCCGGGCCTCCCATCGCATCACCGGGCGCGCCGCCCGCTGGCAGCCCTTCCTGGTCGCCGGCTTCTGCGGCGGCTTCACCACCTTCTCGCTGTTCGGGCTCGAGACGCTCTACCTGCTGGAGGCCTCGCGCCCCTGGCTGGCCCTGGCCTACGGCCTGGGCAGCGTGCCGCTATGGCTCGCCGCCGCCTGGTGGGGGCAGCGGGTCGGGCGCCCGACCCGCTGA
- the pgi gene encoding glucose-6-phosphate isomerase, producing the protein MFQLTRSVTWQALKQLQAQTAQDRIHDYFAADPRRFDKMSLRVGGLFLDYSKHLISDAVLDTLLELADHSALVQRRAQMFSGDIINVTEDRPVLHTALRNLGEGPLMVDGQDVMPEIHRTREQIQRFSEAVRSGEWKGHSGQRIRDVVNIGIGGSDLGPNMACRALLKYRHPELNFHFVSNVDGTHIQKVLSRLDPATTLFIVSTKTFSTQETLLNAKTARRWFLEQAGEDADVGAHFVAASTNRQAAMAFGIREENVFEFWAWVGGRYSMWSSIGLPIALAIGFDGFMEMLEGAYAMDQHFLTAPNAANMPVLMALIGIWYINFQGAETQAIVPYDQALHQLPAFLQQLDMESNGKSVDIFGRPVDYKTGPIVWGQTGSNGQHAFFQLLHQGTRYVPIDFIASLKPEPGVEDHHFALLTNMLAQANAFMEGSQGGSDLDPYSCPGNRPSSTLLLDELTPKNLGALIALYEHKVFVQGVIWNINSFDQWGVQLGKRIAGEISERIDEHSQDFDGSTQGLLELVRAHFPGHGTATREAPPRDAPTPDAAKPRGKRRKASS; encoded by the coding sequence ATGTTCCAGCTCACCCGCAGCGTCACCTGGCAGGCGCTGAAGCAGCTCCAGGCCCAGACCGCGCAGGACCGCATCCACGACTACTTCGCCGCCGACCCCCGGCGCTTCGACAAGATGAGCCTGCGCGTCGGCGGGCTCTTCCTCGACTACTCCAAGCACCTCATCTCCGATGCCGTGCTCGACACGCTCCTCGAGCTGGCCGACCACTCGGCGCTGGTCCAGCGCCGCGCCCAGATGTTCTCCGGCGACATCATCAACGTCACCGAGGACCGCCCGGTGCTGCACACCGCCCTGCGCAACCTCGGCGAGGGCCCGCTGATGGTCGACGGCCAGGACGTGATGCCCGAGATCCACCGCACCCGCGAGCAGATCCAGCGCTTCTCCGAGGCGGTGCGCAGCGGCGAATGGAAGGGCCACAGCGGCCAGCGCATCAGGGACGTCGTCAACATCGGCATCGGCGGCTCCGACCTCGGCCCCAACATGGCCTGCCGGGCGCTGCTCAAGTACCGCCATCCCGAGCTCAACTTCCACTTCGTCTCCAACGTCGACGGCACCCATATCCAGAAGGTGCTGTCGCGCCTCGACCCGGCCACCACCCTGTTCATCGTCTCCACCAAGACCTTCTCCACCCAGGAGACGCTGCTCAACGCCAAGACCGCCCGGCGCTGGTTCCTGGAACAGGCCGGCGAGGACGCCGACGTCGGCGCCCACTTCGTCGCCGCCTCCACCAACCGCCAGGCGGCCATGGCCTTCGGCATCCGCGAGGAGAACGTCTTCGAGTTCTGGGCCTGGGTCGGCGGGCGCTATTCCATGTGGTCGTCGATCGGCCTGCCCATCGCCCTGGCCATCGGCTTCGACGGCTTCATGGAGATGCTGGAGGGCGCCTATGCCATGGACCAGCACTTCCTGACCGCGCCCAACGCCGCCAACATGCCGGTGCTGATGGCGCTGATCGGCATCTGGTACATCAACTTCCAGGGCGCCGAGACCCAGGCCATCGTGCCCTACGACCAGGCCCTGCATCAGCTGCCGGCCTTCCTCCAGCAGCTCGACATGGAGTCCAACGGCAAGTCGGTGGACATCTTCGGCCGCCCGGTGGACTACAAGACCGGGCCCATCGTCTGGGGCCAGACCGGCTCCAACGGCCAGCACGCCTTCTTCCAGCTGCTCCACCAGGGCACCCGCTACGTGCCCATCGACTTCATCGCCTCCTTGAAGCCGGAACCGGGCGTCGAGGACCATCACTTCGCCCTGCTCACCAACATGCTGGCCCAGGCCAACGCCTTCATGGAGGGCAGCCAGGGCGGCAGCGACCTCGACCCCTACAGCTGCCCGGGCAACCGCCCCTCCAGCACCCTGCTGCTCGACGAGCTGACGCCGAAGAACCTCGGCGCGCTGATCGCGCTGTACGAGCACAAGGTGTTCGTCCAGGGGGTGATCTGGAACATCAACTCCTTCGACCAGTGGGGCGTGCAGCTCGGCAAGCGCATCGCCGGCGAGATCAGCGAGCGCATCGACGAGCACAGCCAGGACTTCGACGGCTCCACCCAGGGCCTGCTCGAGCTGGTCCGCGCGCACTTCCCCGGTCACGGCACCGCGACGCGAGAAGCCCCGCCGCGGGATGCCCCGACGCCCGACGCCGCCAAGCCCAGGGGCAAGCGCCGCAAGGCCTCCTCCTGA
- a CDS encoding methylglyoxal synthase, whose amino-acid sequence MSEIRPRRDVRRTLPARKRIALIAHDGKKDEMLDWAERWQDTLARHRLVGTGTTATRIAAQLGLEVEPLMSGPLGGDQQIGARIAEQGLDLLIFFWDPFAPQPHDPDVKALLRLAALWNIPVACNPASADFLISSPWLDQDYEMSIPDAGAWITDRSST is encoded by the coding sequence ATGAGTGAGATCCGTCCGCGGCGGGACGTCCGCCGCACCCTGCCGGCCCGCAAGCGCATCGCCCTGATCGCCCACGATGGCAAGAAGGACGAGATGCTCGACTGGGCCGAACGCTGGCAGGACACCCTGGCCCGGCACCGGCTGGTCGGCACCGGCACCACCGCCACCCGCATCGCCGCGCAGCTGGGGCTCGAGGTGGAGCCCCTGATGAGCGGCCCGCTGGGCGGCGACCAGCAGATCGGCGCACGCATCGCCGAGCAGGGCCTCGACCTGCTGATCTTCTTCTGGGATCCCTTCGCCCCCCAGCCCCACGACCCCGACGTCAAGGCCCTGCTGCGCCTGGCGGCCCTGTGGAACATCCCGGTGGCCTGCAACCCGGCGAGCGCCGACTTCCTGATCAGCTCTCCCTGGCTCGACCAGGACTACGAGATGAGCATCCCCGATGCCGGGGCCTGGATCACCGATCGCAGCAGCACCTGA